The segment CAGCGATGCGGAAATTACCCAAATCGCCGAACTGAACGATCTCGCTGTTCTTCAGGTGCGTTACCATGCCCCAGATCACACGGTCCAACACGGCCTTGATGTCGGCCGATGTCAGCGTACAGGTTTCAGCGATCTCGTCGCACAAATCATCGAAATTCACCCGGCGCGTGCTCACTGCCTGGGCATAATACAACTTCGCGTCTTCCAACGCGCCCTTACTCATGTCTTTTCTCTGCACTAAGGTATAAGAA is part of the Parabacteroides sp. AD58 genome and harbors:
- a CDS encoding HU family DNA-binding protein; this translates as MAISYTLVQRKDMSKGALEDAKLYYAQAVSTRRVNFDDLCDEIAETCTLTSADIKAVLDRVIWGMVTHLKNSEIVQFGDLGNFRIAVGSSGASTPEEFTATMLRKPKVVFHPGKRLQEMRDVAKFARFTVDKDEGADGGGV